A stretch of the Modestobacter roseus genome encodes the following:
- a CDS encoding protein rep, with protein sequence MTQIRGAETEQWVGSRKSQGGTAVPNAYFTGVQRCGLGFLCPDCGFAKMETMRGVLNDGIAVARRLGFRLVMMTLTTRHAREEAAADVYTRIAMAFSRVKRLKVWTRMMQRVEGFSWVLEWTWSEAAGFHPHFHVVMAVRADSQEEAEELARSVQPAYMRQLDRAGGDGTSTAAWEHAFHVSGAEAVGNYMAKWGTAEELTKGHAKDGAGMPPCGCCASLGRPGRRMTGTKRRRSGGRSPV encoded by the coding sequence TCCGCGGGGCCGAGACGGAGCAGTGGGTTGGCAGCCGCAAGAGCCAGGGCGGCACAGCCGTGCCCAACGCATATTTCACCGGCGTCCAGCGGTGTGGCTTGGGCTTCCTCTGCCCTGACTGTGGTTTCGCCAAGATGGAGACCATGCGGGGCGTTCTGAATGACGGCATTGCAGTCGCTCGGCGTTTGGGTTTCCGGCTCGTGATGATGACGCTCACGACAAGGCACGCCCGAGAGGAGGCTGCTGCTGATGTCTATACGCGGATCGCGATGGCCTTTTCTCGCGTGAAGAGGCTGAAGGTGTGGACCCGCATGATGCAGCGGGTTGAAGGCTTCTCTTGGGTCTTGGAGTGGACCTGGAGCGAGGCGGCCGGGTTCCACCCCCATTTCCATGTCGTCATGGCTGTTCGAGCTGACAGCCAGGAGGAGGCCGAGGAGCTGGCTCGGTCGGTGCAGCCGGCATACATGCGTCAGCTTGACCGGGCCGGTGGAGATGGGACCAGCACCGCCGCCTGGGAGCACGCATTTCATGTGTCCGGCGCCGAGGCTGTCGGCAATTACATGGCCAAATGGGGGACGGCTGAGGAGCTCACGAAGGGCCATGCCAAGGATGGGGCTGGCATGCCGCCATGCGGCTGCTGCGCGAGTCTTGGGCGGCCCGGTCGCAGGATGACAGGAACCAAGCGGCGGCGGTCTGGTGGGAGATCGCCTGTGTGA